A region from the Candidatus Hydrogenedentota bacterium genome encodes:
- a CDS encoding GNAT family N-acetyltransferase translates to MSQATQLTRAYPWSDVIDGNEITFRLMTHADRGDMLSFAQALRPEDLMFLRLDITRPEVIDHWIEHIEAGNTVTVLACENGKIVGYGTLHFNETWWTHHLGQVRILVQSDRRKLGLGRRLAVEIFQLAREKKLTRIFVQMAADQPYVRQLFEDLGFRAEALLTDWVMDRNERTHDLLIMSHYVDDFGS, encoded by the coding sequence GTGTCCCAAGCGACCCAACTGACGCGCGCCTATCCTTGGTCCGATGTCATCGACGGCAACGAGATCACATTCCGGTTGATGACCCACGCGGACCGCGGAGACATGCTTTCGTTTGCCCAGGCGCTCCGCCCCGAAGACCTGATGTTCCTTCGGCTCGACATTACTCGGCCCGAGGTCATCGATCATTGGATTGAACACATCGAAGCGGGCAATACGGTCACCGTGCTCGCCTGCGAAAACGGCAAGATCGTCGGCTACGGCACCCTGCATTTCAACGAAACCTGGTGGACCCACCACCTCGGTCAGGTCCGCATCCTGGTCCAAAGCGACCGGCGTAAACTCGGGCTGGGCCGACGACTCGCCGTCGAAATCTTTCAGCTCGCCCGCGAGAAAAAACTCACCCGAATCTTCGTGCAAATGGCCGCCGACCAACCCTACGTTCGCCAACTCTTCGAGGACCTCGGCTTCCGTGCCGAAGCCCTCCTTACCGACTGGGTCATGGACCGCAACGAGCGCACCCACGACCTACTCATCATGTCGCATTACGTGGACGATTTCGGAAGCTAA
- a CDS encoding alpha-L-fucosidase — MKRTSYTFSAFACAITLYSLFAHANPPVETSPPPADPDSVARWQAMRFGMFIHWGPVSLKGTEIGWSRGKEVPREEYDGLYEEFNPTEFNAAEWARIAKGAGMKYVIITSKHHDGFCIWDSQFTGYDIMSTPFKRDVLEELSLACRNAGLAFGTYHSILDRYQPDYNTIDAQGGPGYALPAGRDPNMDRYVEYMRDQLREIVTKYGPLHTMWFDGEWEKPWTVERGWDLLRYCRELDPKMLVNNRVGKGREGMEGVTKSGFAPGDYDTPEQQVGAFNSERPWETCMTICSQWAWKPDDKLKSLKECIDILVQTAGGDGNLLLNVGPMPDGRIEPRQVDRLMEIGAWLKANGESIYGTRGGPFRPDKWGCSTHKENTIYVHVLDWPEKELQLPKLDATIQSAALVDGSLVQFEQDANGIRCVVPNDRRNPLDTIIVLKLSAE, encoded by the coding sequence ATGAAACGCACGTCGTACACTTTTTCGGCATTTGCGTGCGCCATTACACTTTATAGCTTGTTCGCACACGCCAATCCGCCTGTCGAGACTTCCCCACCGCCCGCCGATCCCGATTCCGTCGCACGATGGCAGGCGATGCGGTTTGGCATGTTCATCCATTGGGGCCCCGTCTCGTTGAAAGGCACCGAGATTGGCTGGTCGCGCGGCAAGGAGGTGCCCCGCGAGGAGTACGACGGGCTCTACGAGGAATTCAATCCGACCGAGTTCAACGCGGCGGAGTGGGCACGTATCGCGAAGGGCGCCGGGATGAAGTACGTCATCATCACGTCCAAGCATCACGACGGCTTCTGTATATGGGACTCGCAATTTACCGGCTACGACATCATGTCCACACCGTTCAAGCGTGACGTACTCGAGGAACTGTCGTTGGCGTGCAGAAACGCCGGCCTTGCCTTTGGCACCTACCACTCGATCCTCGACCGGTATCAGCCTGACTACAACACCATCGACGCGCAGGGCGGGCCCGGGTACGCACTTCCCGCAGGCCGGGACCCGAACATGGATCGATATGTCGAGTACATGCGGGACCAGTTGCGTGAGATCGTGACCAAATACGGGCCGTTGCACACGATGTGGTTCGATGGCGAATGGGAAAAACCGTGGACCGTCGAGCGCGGGTGGGACCTACTGCGATACTGCCGCGAATTGGACCCGAAGATGCTTGTGAATAACCGCGTCGGTAAAGGCCGCGAAGGAATGGAGGGGGTAACCAAATCCGGCTTTGCGCCGGGCGACTACGACACCCCCGAGCAACAAGTCGGCGCATTCAACAGCGAGCGCCCGTGGGAAACCTGCATGACGATCTGTTCCCAATGGGCCTGGAAACCCGACGACAAACTGAAATCGCTGAAAGAGTGCATCGACATCTTGGTGCAGACCGCGGGTGGCGACGGGAATTTATTGCTCAACGTCGGCCCCATGCCGGACGGCCGCATCGAACCGCGCCAGGTGGATCGCCTGATGGAAATCGGGGCATGGCTGAAAGCCAACGGCGAGAGCATCTACGGCACACGCGGTGGACCGTTCCGGCCGGACAAGTGGGGATGCAGCACGCACAAGGAAAACACGATTTACGTTCACGTACTCGACTGGCCGGAGAAGGAGTTGCAGTTGCCCAAGCTCGACGCGACGATCCAATCCGCTGCGTTGGTTGATGGCTCGCTTGTACAGTTCGAGCAGGACGCAAATGGCATACGGTGCGTGGTTCCCAATGATCGACGTAATCCATTGGACACGATCATTGTGTTGAAGTTGTCCGCCGAGTAA
- a CDS encoding DNRLRE domain-containing protein, whose protein sequence is MAVFAAILPFAAIAAPLHTYVFQQGLNGYSGFDDTSIFSESTNSGGGTDGVFSGTNNQIQDRRALIRADPAQIPPGAIVMDVQLRMVVESSGGNFGDVVFNLHRLTNDWGEGTAVGTFEGGLGAPPTDGDATWESNHHNVSLWGAEGGDFATTPSATQAAGQAGDVVVWSDAGMIADVQGWVDGSLPNNGWVIVSAIEGTRQRVKKFHSSEAAANRPMLTITVDLAAAVPSLDPSGISILLLFIIAAGVWRMRMERRAVLAVPNQDAPRRLYASRLLLWPGGARLRPSRVFVTEQNGTGRAIPRPRLHDACSRGNVARNRSLE, encoded by the coding sequence TTGGCAGTATTCGCGGCAATTCTGCCCTTCGCCGCGATCGCCGCGCCGCTCCACACCTACGTCTTCCAGCAAGGCCTTAACGGTTACAGCGGGTTCGACGATACGTCAATCTTCAGTGAAAGCACGAACTCGGGCGGCGGTACGGACGGCGTTTTCTCAGGAACCAACAATCAGATTCAGGATCGTCGGGCATTGATCCGCGCCGATCCCGCTCAGATTCCTCCAGGGGCGATAGTAATGGACGTCCAACTTCGTATGGTGGTGGAGTCCTCCGGCGGCAACTTTGGCGACGTCGTTTTCAACCTTCACCGGCTCACAAACGATTGGGGGGAGGGGACGGCAGTCGGGACGTTCGAGGGAGGGCTTGGGGCGCCGCCTACCGATGGTGACGCGACATGGGAGTCCAACCATCACAATGTATCGCTGTGGGGCGCCGAAGGCGGCGATTTCGCTACGACTCCAAGCGCAACGCAGGCGGCCGGTCAAGCGGGCGATGTGGTTGTGTGGAGCGACGCCGGAATGATCGCGGATGTGCAGGGCTGGGTGGATGGTTCTTTGCCGAACAACGGTTGGGTCATTGTAAGCGCCATCGAAGGCACGAGGCAGCGCGTGAAAAAGTTTCACTCCTCGGAGGCGGCCGCCAATCGTCCGATGCTTACCATTACCGTGGACCTGGCTGCCGCCGTTCCATCTCTTGACCCGTCGGGCATATCCATACTCTTATTGTTCATCATCGCCGCAGGGGTGTGGCGAATGCGCATGGAGCGGCGCGCTGTTCTTGCGGTCCCGAATCAAGATGCACCGCGCCGGCTCTATGCGTCCCGTCTCCTATTGTGGCCGGGTGGGGCGAGGCTCCGTCCGAGCCGCGTTTTCGTGACGGAACAGAACGGCACGGGCAGAGCCATTCCTCGCCCGCGTTTGCACGATGCGTGTTCGCGGGGCAACGTAGCACGAAACCGGTCGCTGGAATAA
- a CDS encoding ATP-dependent Clp protease ATP-binding subunit, whose amino-acid sequence MQVPVSQEVNALLDDATAISLRRGQMYVGVEHLYEAILVKSDLLPLTFLKQYADQLRAASHEMTREAWKGHMPIAGPEVFYTPRCAGVANEAARFGQRLSQGNAGAGHLLLALIADAYSAPSRAMDRLQLPRGEMIKLLRHELMRGSQARPLVREAQKTSVKAAAMPQQGADARDLPELVMGEDNAAQPTSTAVLATLTRDLTQAAALGSLEPAIGRDRDIVSIAEILSRKTKNNVILVGEAGVGKTRIVEGLAYSAFRGRGAGVLAGYRFLELNMAALMAGTAYRGAFEERLLGLLEELRREPKSVLFIDEIHLIMGAGTVEGGTTDLANLLKPALARGELRCIGATTLHEYRKFIEKDPAIERRFQMLRIEELSAAATWEVLGHLRPGLQKHHGVHISGKAMHAAIALSQRYMPNRQLPDKAIDVLDQACARYRLKAVAAKSMPKAFDSDMGQPLAEKVTPHDVRKVVSRMTGIPIEEITQEERVRLTDLDRKLRKRIIGQDDAVSRAVAAVKKARAGLADPSRPEAVMLFLGPTGVGKTQLAKSLADMLYGSSKHLITFDMSEYVEEHSVSRLLGAPPGYVGSEEEGRLSQAIHNAPFSILLFDEIEKAHRRIFDIFLPILDEGRLKDSRGRDLSFRNSIIIFTSNVGSEHLHRGVDAVDDDALMASLRKSFRPEFINRIDEIVPFYPLLFEDIRLMLKINLGEMNERLKERGMRLRVFQGAYEYLAREGYNAEFGARELRRTVERLVMNPISAMVLEGRFVNGDTVEVLVENDELTFRKGETLIQRGVATA is encoded by the coding sequence GTGCAGGTTCCGGTCTCGCAAGAAGTCAATGCCCTGCTTGACGACGCTACGGCAATCAGCCTGCGCCGCGGGCAGATGTATGTCGGAGTCGAGCACCTGTACGAAGCGATCCTCGTCAAGTCCGATCTCCTCCCCCTTACATTCCTTAAACAATACGCAGACCAACTGCGCGCGGCGTCCCACGAGATGACGCGGGAAGCGTGGAAAGGCCACATGCCCATCGCGGGACCGGAAGTGTTCTACACGCCGCGTTGCGCGGGGGTCGCGAACGAGGCCGCGCGCTTCGGCCAGCGCCTGAGTCAGGGCAACGCTGGGGCGGGGCACCTGTTGCTCGCTCTGATCGCGGACGCATACTCCGCGCCCAGCAGGGCGATGGATCGCCTCCAACTCCCGCGCGGCGAGATGATTAAGTTGCTTCGTCACGAATTGATGCGCGGCAGCCAGGCGCGTCCCCTCGTGAGGGAAGCCCAGAAGACGAGCGTAAAGGCCGCCGCCATGCCACAGCAAGGCGCTGACGCGCGCGACTTGCCAGAGCTTGTGATGGGAGAGGACAACGCCGCTCAACCGACGAGCACGGCGGTGCTCGCGACGCTGACGCGCGACCTTACGCAGGCCGCGGCGCTGGGCTCGCTCGAACCCGCCATAGGCCGCGACAGAGACATCGTATCCATCGCGGAGATTCTCTCGCGCAAGACGAAGAACAATGTGATCCTGGTTGGCGAAGCGGGCGTGGGCAAGACGCGGATCGTCGAAGGCCTGGCGTACTCCGCGTTTCGCGGGCGCGGCGCGGGCGTGCTGGCGGGGTATCGATTCCTCGAATTAAACATGGCGGCGCTCATGGCGGGCACGGCGTACCGCGGCGCGTTCGAGGAAAGGCTGCTGGGTCTGCTCGAAGAGTTGCGCCGCGAACCCAAGAGCGTGCTGTTCATCGACGAGATACATCTCATCATGGGCGCGGGCACGGTCGAGGGTGGAACGACGGACTTGGCGAATCTTCTGAAGCCCGCCCTCGCTCGGGGCGAACTGCGCTGCATTGGCGCGACGACGTTGCACGAGTACCGCAAGTTCATCGAGAAAGACCCGGCGATCGAGCGCCGGTTCCAGATGTTGCGCATCGAGGAATTGTCCGCGGCGGCGACGTGGGAGGTTTTGGGGCATCTTCGCCCCGGCCTGCAAAAGCACCATGGCGTGCATATCAGCGGCAAGGCGATGCACGCGGCGATCGCATTGTCGCAGCGGTACATGCCGAACCGGCAACTGCCGGACAAGGCGATCGACGTGCTCGATCAGGCCTGTGCGCGGTACCGGTTGAAGGCCGTTGCGGCGAAGAGCATGCCGAAGGCGTTCGACAGCGACATGGGGCAACCACTGGCCGAAAAAGTGACTCCGCACGACGTGCGCAAGGTGGTCAGCCGAATGACGGGAATTCCGATTGAGGAAATCACGCAGGAAGAGCGCGTGCGGCTGACCGATCTTGACCGCAAGCTGCGCAAGCGCATCATTGGACAGGACGATGCCGTGTCGCGTGCCGTCGCGGCGGTGAAAAAGGCGCGCGCGGGTCTGGCCGATCCGAGCCGTCCCGAGGCGGTAATGTTGTTTCTAGGTCCGACGGGGGTCGGCAAGACACAACTCGCGAAGAGTCTTGCGGACATGTTGTACGGTTCGTCAAAGCATCTAATCACTTTCGACATGTCCGAGTATGTCGAGGAGCATTCGGTGTCGCGCCTGCTCGGCGCGCCGCCGGGATACGTGGGCAGCGAGGAAGAGGGCCGGCTGTCGCAGGCCATACACAACGCGCCGTTTTCGATTCTGCTGTTCGACGAAATCGAGAAGGCGCACCGCCGTATCTTCGATATCTTCCTCCCCATTCTGGACGAAGGGCGTCTGAAAGACTCGCGCGGGCGCGACCTGAGCTTCCGCAACTCGATAATAATCTTCACGTCCAACGTCGGTTCGGAGCACCTGCATCGCGGAGTGGACGCAGTGGACGACGACGCACTGATGGCGAGCTTGCGCAAGAGCTTTCGCCCCGAGTTCATCAACCGCATAGACGAGATTGTCCCTTTCTATCCGCTACTGTTCGAGGATATCCGCCTCATGCTGAAGATAAATCTCGGCGAGATGAACGAGCGCCTGAAGGAGCGTGGTATGCGGCTGCGCGTGTTTCAGGGCGCGTACGAGTATCTTGCGCGCGAGGGCTACAACGCCGAGTTTGGCGCGCGCGAGTTGCGCCGCACCGTCGAGCGGCTCGTCATGAATCCCATCAGTGCGATGGTGCTTGAAGGGCGCTTCGTCAACGGCGACACCGTCGAGGTACTCGTCGAGAATGACGAACTGACCTTCCGCAAAGGCGAAACGCTTATCCAACGTGGAGTGGCCACCGCATGA